In Macadamia integrifolia cultivar HAES 741 unplaced genomic scaffold, SCU_Mint_v3 scaffold_211A, whole genome shotgun sequence, a single window of DNA contains:
- the LOC122071346 gene encoding probable inactive receptor kinase At5g10020: MQSICLIFFLLFELVLGKLDSDALLELKKGIVKDPRGRVLSSWDGNSLASNGCPQNWYGISCSEGQVTSITLNDLGLIGNFKFSALSGLKMLQNMTISNNQFSGIILGIGSIGSLESLDLSRNSFHGSVPLDLKNLKNLLLLNLSSNNLGGTIPPSFGTLEQLKHLDLHSNSFTGDISDLIMQLQNVVYVDLSSNKFSGSLNFDLGNSTFVSTVQYLNLSHNALAGELFARDGMPYFDQLEVFDASCNQLTGQIPSFNFVVSLLILRLHNNQFSGSLPEALLQESSMLLTELDLSLNQLKGPLGSITSVTLKNLNLSSNKLSGSLPVNVGHCAIIDLSNNMFSGNLSRIQTWGNYVEVIHLSSNALTGILPNRTSQFLRLNTFKISNNSLEGALPPVLGTYPELNVIDLSLNQFNGSLLPGLFKLTDLNLSWNSFTGPIPLQDIASIYSPQNLSLVSLDLSDNSLSGILPQEISKLHSLLYLDLSHNNFEGSIPVDLPDVLKEFNVSYNNLSGIVPDNLMRFPDSSFHPGNSLLLFSNSSSSPAHVPEIPFQGKHASHARPAIKAVLIVGLVSGAAVIALLACIIYYRFCTHECGGRSSPNKIFGRKDIPERGSPVHIHGLHENVDTAPASLNFPPDHLLSSQKGSVHEHGSTSIGGASGLGATEAKEQVMSPPLSLFSSSSPSKDPHLSENPIVFKVCNSDRLAGDLHLFDSSLMFSAEELSRAPAEIIGKSCHGTSYKATLDSGHVLVVKWLRDGIAKGKKEFAREAKKLGCIRHPNIVSLRGYYWGTKDHEKLIISNYVSASCLAIYLYDNEPRKFPPLSLDQRLKIATDVARCLNYLHSERAIPHGNLKSTNILLEPPSLNILLTDYSLHRIMTPAGTAEQVLNSGALGYRPPEFASSSKPCPSLKSDVYAFGVILLELLTGKSAGEIISGHRGVVDLTDWVRLLASENRSAECFDKLIASTSSVKGLARVLDDMLQVALKCILSASERPNTKMVLEELSSIVL, from the exons ATGCAGTccatttgtttgattttcttcttgttgtttgAACTTGTTCTTGGGAAATTGGACTCAGATGCTCTTTTggagttgaagaaaggaatTGTGAAGGATCCTCGGGGGCGTGTTCTTAGTTCTTGGGATGGTAACTCTCTGGCATCCAATGGGTGCCCTCAAAACTGGTATGGGATTAGTTGTAGTGAGGGTCAAGTGACATCCATTACACTGAATGATCTGGGATTGATCGGAAATTTTAAGTTTTCTGCGCTTAGTGGTCTCAAAATGCTACAGAACATGACGATTTCGAACAACCAGTTCAGTGGGATTATCTTGGGAATTGGCTCTATTGGGTCGCTGGAAAGTTTGGATCTTTCACGCAATTCATTCCATGGGTCAGTTCCATTGGacttgaagaatttgaagaatttACTTCTTCTTAATCTCTCCTCCAACAATTTAGGTGGCACAATTCCACCTAGTTTTGGAACTCTGGAGCAGTTAAAGCATCTAGAtttgcattccaatagctttacTGGCGATATCAGTGATCTTATCATGCAGTTGCAGAATGTGGTGTATGTTGATCTCAGTAGCAATAAGTTCTCTGGTTCTCTTAATTTCGATCTTGGGAACTCCACTTTTGTTTCCACAGTTCAGTATTTAAACCTTAGCCACAATGCATTGGCTGGGGAGCTCTTTGCTCGTGATGGGATGCCTTATTTTGACCAATTGGAGGTGTTTGATGCAAGTTGTAATCAGCTTACTGGTCAGATCCCTTCCTTCAATTTTGTAGTTTCTCTTCTGATCCTGCGGCTTCACAACAACCAGTTCTCTGGGTCTCTGCCAGAAGCTTTACTTCAGGAAAGCTCGATGCTCCTTACTGAGCTTGATCTCAGCCTTAACCAGCTCAAAG GTCCACTGGGAAGTATCACCTCTGTAACTCTGAAGAATCTCAACCTCTCCTCAAATAAACTATCTGGCTCCTTGCCTGTAAACGTAGGGCACTGCGCCATCATAGATTTGAGTAATAATATGTTTTCGGGGAACTTGTCCAGAATTCAGACTTGGGGGAATTATGTGGAAGTTATTCATCTAAGTTCGAATGCATTGACAGGAATCCTTCCAAACAGAACTTCTCAGTTCTTGAGGCTGAACACTTTCAAGATATCCAACAACTCATTAGAGGGAGCTCTTCCACCTGTATTGGGGACATACCCAGAACTAAATGTGATTGACCTTAGTCTCAACCAGTTTAATGGGTCTCTTCTACCAGGCTTATTCAAATTGACTGATTTAAATCTTTCATGGAACAGCTTCACAGGTCCCATCCCACTTCAAGATATTGCTTCAATATATTCACCCCAAAATTTGAGCCTGGTGTCCCTTGATCTGTCAGATAACTCATTAAGCGGCATTTTGCCCCAAGAAATCAGTAAACTCCATAGTTTGCTCTATCTTGATTTATCTCACAACAACTTTGAGGGAAGCATCCCAGTTGATCTGCCGGATGTGCTTAAAGAATTCAATGTTTCTTACAACAATCTATCTGGTATTGTGCCTGACAACTTGATGAGGTTCCCTGATTCTTCATTCCATCCAGGAAACTCCTTACTTTTATTTTCAAACTCATCTTCCTCACCAGCGCATGTTCCTGAGATTCCTTTTCAGGGGAAGCATGCTTCCCATGCGAGACCTGCTATCAAAGCTGTTCTAATCGTAGGTTTGGTTAGTGGGGCTGCTGTGATAGCTCTCTTAGCATGCATAATTTACTATAGGTTCTGTACACATGAATGTGGAGGGAGGAGCAGTCccaataaaatttttggaagaaaagaTATCCCAGAGAGGGGATCTCCTGTTCATATCCATGGGCTTCATGAAAATGTAGATACAGCTCCAGCTTCTTTAAactttcctccagatcatttactttcttcacaaaagggTTCTGTGCACGAGCATGGGAGCACATCAATTGGAGGAGCATCAGGACTAGGTGCTACTGAGGCGAAAGAGCAAGTGATGTCTCCTCctttatctctcttctcatcttcatccCCTTCTAAGGATCCACATCTGTCTGAGAATCCCATTGTTTTCAAGGTCTGTAATTCAGATAGATTGGCTGGAGATCTACATCTCTTCGACAGCTCACTTATGTTCAGCGCCGAAGAGCTTTCGCGTGCACCAGCAGAAATTATTGGTAAAAGTTGTCATGGCACGTCCTACAAAGCTACACTTGACAGTGGTCATGTATTGGTTGTGAAGTGGCTTAGGGATGGTATAGCAAAAGGCAAAAAGGAATTTGCAAGGGAAGCAAAGAAGTTGGGGTGTATAAGACATCCAAATATAGTTTCTTTGCGGGGTTACTACTGGGGCACAAAGGACCATGAGAAGCTGATTATATCAAATTACGTCAGTGCATCATGTTTGGCCATCTATCTTTATG ATAATGAGCCAAGAAAATTCCCACCCCTGTCCCTTGACCAACGTCTCAAGATTGCTACAGATGTGGCCCGCTGCCTCAACTATCTCCATAGTGAGAGAGCCATTCCTCATGGCAACCTAAAATCAACCAACATTTTATTGGAACCTCCTAGCCTGAACATACTCCTTACAGATTATAGTCTCCACCGCATAATGACTCCAGCTGGCACAGCTGAGCAGGTTCTAAATTCAGGTGCTCTTGGATACCGGCCGCCTGAATTTGCTAGCTCAAGTAAGCCATGCCCATCATTGAAGAGTGATGTCTATGCTTTTGGTGTAATTTTGTTGGAGCTCCTAACTGGAAAAAGTGCTGGAGAGATAATATCAGGGCATCGAGGGGTGGTTGATCTGACAGACTGGGTGAGATTATTGGCATCAGAAAACCGCTCAGCTGAGTGTTTTGACAAGCTGATTGCTAGCACCAGTAGTGTCAAAGGCCTGGCAAGAGTTTTGGATGACATGCTACAAGTGGCTCTAAAGTGTATTCTTTCAGCCTCTGAAAGACCAAATACGAAAATGGTACTAGAAGAACTCTCCTCTATAGTGTTGTAG